One genomic window of Hyphomicrobiales bacterium includes the following:
- a CDS encoding sulfotransferase, protein MGLRLSGSLETLSVVPDRIGEEADSLISAVVDGWQHAQAGRVDEARAAYVRADGFLPVELSVSPDLSVLRHNVGRASGLVTTVAPTEDCVVSFVLPETSAESLGRWGMTPPLIDGELLERNIRAFIEGFDPLHHSKNIVRDLPHVLVLSTGRCGTVSLLHLFARSGLIPYHTYWWLLSSSTRWEMMSRLMAGRFDGDRTALLWSATRAAEWLGAMSCNRPMIGLNHLDTIFAPVFAAIHKESKFVHIHRDADAVFKSFFTKNQWGGSQLRPMHSTFSPEFRFYMTDDDLPACIAWYIRFTEVFSQAVGRVVGPDRYLEVSSDRLFAQDRDEIARLLDFTGADIPIADAVEHFATRINEKAHKVTMSPIDLIEPRKIFRAALERLEDTGRL, encoded by the coding sequence GTGGGTCTCCGACTATCTGGCTCCTTAGAGACACTGTCCGTCGTTCCAGACCGGATCGGGGAGGAAGCCGACAGCCTGATCAGCGCTGTTGTGGATGGCTGGCAGCATGCTCAAGCCGGTCGGGTGGACGAGGCGCGCGCGGCCTACGTCCGAGCCGACGGGTTTCTACCCGTCGAGTTGTCCGTCAGTCCGGACCTGTCTGTCCTTCGACACAACGTCGGCCGCGCCAGTGGGCTGGTGACGACGGTAGCACCGACCGAGGATTGCGTCGTCTCGTTCGTCCTGCCTGAGACATCCGCCGAGTCGCTGGGGCGTTGGGGCATGACGCCGCCGCTCATCGATGGAGAACTGCTGGAGCGAAATATCCGGGCGTTCATTGAAGGCTTCGATCCGCTTCATCACTCGAAGAATATCGTCCGCGACTTGCCGCATGTGCTCGTGTTGTCGACCGGTCGCTGCGGGACCGTTTCGCTACTGCATCTCTTCGCGCGATCCGGGCTGATCCCGTATCACACCTATTGGTGGCTTCTGTCCTCATCGACGCGATGGGAAATGATGAGTCGCCTGATGGCCGGGCGGTTCGATGGCGACAGGACTGCGTTGCTATGGTCAGCAACGCGCGCCGCAGAATGGCTTGGCGCGATGTCCTGCAACAGGCCGATGATCGGTCTCAACCATCTCGACACGATCTTCGCCCCGGTCTTTGCGGCTATCCACAAGGAGTCGAAGTTCGTCCATATCCATCGCGACGCGGACGCGGTCTTCAAATCGTTCTTCACCAAGAACCAGTGGGGAGGGAGTCAGCTTCGGCCGATGCACTCCACCTTCTCTCCGGAGTTCCGGTTCTACATGACAGACGACGATCTGCCCGCCTGCATCGCCTGGTACATCCGTTTCACCGAAGTCTTTTCTCAGGCAGTCGGTCGGGTTGTCGGCCCGGATCGCTATCTCGAAGTATCGTCCGATCGGCTGTTTGCGCAGGACCGCGATGAGATCGCGCGCCTTCTCGACTTCACCGGGGCGGATATTCCCATTGCCGATGCCGTCGAACACTTCGCTACGCGCATCAACGAGAAGGCGCACAAGGTCACTATGTCGCCGATCGACCTGATCGAACCGCGAAAAATCTTCCGCGCCGCACTCGAACGCCTCGAAGACACCGGCCGCCTCTGA